From the genome of Candidatus Paceibacterota bacterium, one region includes:
- a CDS encoding DNA-directed RNA polymerase subunit alpha, whose protein sequence is MPDYNVALPSKPKPVLEEGNLGIYEIEGLYPGYGHTLGNSLRRIILSSLSGAAITGLKIDGVLHEFTAMEGVKEDVIALILNLKKVRFALHGDEPQTLTLSVQGPALVTAANIANSLQCEVLTPEQYICEITDKKTTLTMEMTIEKGLGYLPKEMITKEKVDIGGISLDAAFTPIRRVNYEVEPMRVGDRTDYNRLKISIETDGTLTPRAALEDSIEIMIHQLKAIVGFKEEEVITESLPTPEEIREEATPAQEEKVDMEFLKIRIDSLDLSARTLNALNNAGIRTLGGLVRKTADDLLDVEGLGEKGLQEIKRALSNFGVTLKQ, encoded by the coding sequence ATGCCTGACTACAACGTTGCATTGCCATCGAAGCCCAAGCCAGTTCTTGAAGAGGGCAATCTCGGTATCTATGAAATCGAGGGACTCTACCCTGGCTATGGTCACACGCTCGGCAACTCGCTTCGCCGCATCATTCTTTCTTCACTCTCGGGAGCCGCAATCACGGGTCTCAAGATTGATGGAGTGCTGCATGAGTTTACGGCTATGGAGGGTGTTAAGGAGGATGTCATTGCGCTCATCTTGAATCTCAAGAAAGTGCGCTTTGCATTGCACGGAGATGAGCCTCAAACGCTCACCCTCTCAGTGCAGGGCCCAGCACTCGTGACTGCAGCAAATATTGCGAACAGTCTCCAGTGTGAGGTGCTCACCCCAGAGCAGTACATCTGTGAGATCACAGACAAGAAGACGACACTTACGATGGAAATGACCATCGAAAAGGGTCTTGGTTATCTTCCAAAGGAGATGATCACGAAGGAGAAGGTAGATATCGGGGGAATTTCTCTCGATGCTGCATTCACTCCTATCCGCCGCGTGAACTACGAGGTGGAGCCAATGCGTGTCGGTGATCGTACAGACTATAATCGCCTGAAGATCTCTATTGAGACTGATGGCACTTTGACTCCACGCGCTGCGCTTGAGGATTCCATTGAAATAATGATCCATCAGCTCAAAGCTATCGTTGGTTTCAAAGAGGAGGAAGTTATCACTGAGTCTCTCCCTACACCGGAAGAGATTCGTGAGGAAGCTACTCCAGCACAAGAGGAGAAAGTTGATATGGAATTTTTGAAGATTCGTATCGACTCACTCGATCTTTCTGCGCGTACACTCAACGCACTCAACAATGCAGGAATTCGCACACTCGGTGGGCTCGTCCGCAAGACTGCAGATGACCTCCTCGATGTTGAAGGACTCGGCGAAAAGGGCTTACAGGAGATCAAACGCGCACTCTCGAATTTCGGAGTGACGTTGAAGCAGTAA